TAAATTCATTAAATTTCTTCTCTAAACTTGAAACTTCTAATTCTGAACTATTTTGATCAATCGAGTTTTTTATCGTAGTAAGTTCATTTTGATACCGTTCAATTTCAATTTGTTGAATTTGAATAGTTTCATCTCTTTCATCCAATTGATTGCGTAATTGCTCGATTTGGTTGTTAAAATCAGCTTTATCTCTGTAACTAGCTTTGAGATCTTCCAATTTACTCTCTGCTATTGCAATTTGCTGTTTCCCTTCATAATCAAAAATTGTTTGCTTAACTAAATTATTCTTTCTCCCAATAGTAGAATTACGGATTAGCTCATCCACAGCCCACATAAAATATGGAAGTATAATTACATATATTAGAGCAATTAGAAATGGTACTAAAAAATAACTATGAAAAGAAGAATAACATGCTATTATGTAATCAATTCGATTTTCAATAGTTTGATCGGAAAATAACATGATTAATATTGGACGCCAATTAATAGCAATCCAAGAAATTATAAATGTTCCAATTAGGGGATTTTTAACGCGCTCTCGGGAAACATCGAAAAATGATTTGATAATATCTTTCATTGGCAGTTTTGAAGTGTTTTATAATTTATTTTTTCACCATAAAAATAACATTTTCAGAAAACTATATCCCGAACAATCAAATATTTGAGTATCGATTATTATTTTGATCTCTATCAAAGGATCACAGCCATTAAATGATATAATTTTCGCGAAAGCAAAAAAAAAGCTTCCCTACTCATACCTCAAAGCCTCGATAGGGTCCAGCCTAGAAGCTTTGATGGCTGGTAGTACGCCAGAGAAAATCGCGATCAAAATAGAAATGATCGTTGCCCAAATGATCGCGCCCCAAGGGATCACAAACGGGATCTCAAAACCTGCCGAGACCGCAAAACCAATCAGCATTCCCAGCAGAATCCCCACAATACTTCCATACTGACTGATCAATAAAGTCTCAATAAAAAACTGCCAAGAAACGGTGCTGCGCTTGGCGCCCAATGCTTTTCTAACGCCTATCTCACGCGTGCGCTCGGTAACTGATACCAGCATGATATTCATAAGTGCGATGGAGGATCCAAAAATCGTGATTCCTGAAATGATCACGGCGGCGACATTGAGTGCCGCACTCACTTCATTGACTGATGCGAGCAAATCGTCGCTTTGCACCACGCCAAAATTATTGGATTCCACCGGGCTCAATCCTCTGATGTTGCGCATAAGAACAATCGCCGCATCTTTTGCAGATTCCATAAAATTTGGATCGGCGACTTTTACGCTGACTTCGTAATTGATGTTGGGAGCGGTGTAGATGCTGCGCGCTACATCAATCGGGATCATGACTCGCAAATCGATGTTGTTCCCAAAGGTGGATCCTTTTTCCTTCAGCAAACCGATCACGGTAAATTTATTACCACGTATGCTCAAAGTTTGCCCCAGCGGATTCAACCCTTGGAACAGCGCATCTTCCATATCACTACCGATCAGGCAAACCCGCGTGTTGTTCTTGATGTCAAAAGGGGAGAAGGTGCGGCCCTCTGCCAGCTCGATACCGGCGTTTTCTGTGTAGTTCTCGTTCACTCCAGCAACGATAACTTTGGGTTTGGTCTTACTGTCTTCGCTTTTTACCTCGGCGGTGCTGGTGGCTTGAAAAGAAACGCCTACCTGACCAAAAGCAGGATCGTATTTCTCTTGAAATTCTTTTACCTGGCGGTAATTAATAATGGGATTTACCTTTGTGCGCTCGCGACCCCCTTGCCGGCGGAAGCTTAACTCGTACTGCTGGATATTAAAAGTATTGGTTCCTATGCCAGAAAAACCGCTGTCCAGCGTGCTGCTCAAGGCGTTAACAGCGCTCAAAATTCCTACTAGTGCGGTAATTCCTATGGCGATGATCACCACGGTTAAAATGGTGCGTAACAATTGGCCCTTGATACTCTGCTGGGCGATACTGATATTCTGACCTAATAATCCAAACATGCCTGTAAGACCTGAAACTATTTAAAACGTTACAACAAAGTTAGGGAAGTTCCCTCAGGTTAAATTTTATAGGGAATAGGCATTTTAAATAGTTCTTGGCCATAAGCAATAACCCTGCAATTACCCGTAACACGTGATCTGGTGGATTTTTCTAGGCTGATATAGGCCGTACGTTTATCTGTCCGCCGACAGCTTTAAGCACTTTCATTATCGTTTCAAACTGTGGTTTTGCACCGTCAGATAACGCTTTGTAAAGGCTAGGTCGACTCATTCCCGTTTTCTCGGCAATTTTAGTCATTCCAATTGCCTTTGCAACATGACCGATTGCCACAACAAGATCAGAACTGTCTCCATCTTCAAGAACGGTATTGAGATATTCAGCAATCATTTCTTCACTATCTAAATAGTCCGCAATGTCAAATTTTGTAGTTGCCATTTTACTTGTCTTTTATTTTGTTCCAGATTTCTTTTGCTTTTGTGATGTCTTTTTGTTGAGTCGATTTTTCCCCACCAACCAAAAGAATTACAATTTGTTTCCCTTTTTCTTTGAAATACACTCTGTAACCTTTTGCATAGTTTATTCGCATCTCACTTATTCCGTCACCGACAGGTTTACAATCTCCAAAATGGCCATCCGTTTCGAGTTTCTGAAGTCTGAAAGATTTTAGCTTTCGCTCGCACGTCTTTGAGCTTTCTAAACCACTTGTCAAATTCAGCTGTCTTTACGGTTCTGATCATTTCAAATTGTATCCATTAAGATACAAATCTAAAATATTATTTGAAATATCAGAGAAAATTCGTGTTTGGAGAATGCCTGATCTCAACTGCCTTACACTACTATTTGAAAAGGAGATATCTACTAACTAAATCTGTTCTTCTCGTTAAACTATTATCAAGTAGGGTGGATTTTAAAAATAAGCTTAGTTACTTAGCACACATGATGCAGAGCAAGTCTATTGAAAAGGAGAAATTCCGCTGGTGGCACCTTCCCAAATTGTTATGGAACAGTGCCGTGGAGTGGAACAAAGACGACGTCTGGCAACTCAGCGCCAGTGTAGCCTATTATGCGATTCTCTCTTTGCCAGGACTGCTGGTCATCGTGATCAATATTATAGGGCAGGTTTACGATCGGGAGATTGCTACCGGTAGGCTCACCACGCAATTGTCTGATATGATAGGCTACGACAGCGCAGACGAGCTGACCAAACTGCTTCAAAACGCTCGTACCGACGATGAAGGCTGGATCACTAATCTTATAGGAATCGCCACGCTTATTTTTGCCGCTACCGGAGTGTTTTACCAGCTACAAATGGCGCTCAATAAGATCTGGAAGCTCAAGATCAATCCCAAAACACCCTGGTGGAAAATCCTGACCGACCGTGCAAAAAGTTTCGGTTTTATACTCGTGATCGGGTTTTTGAGTATCATCAGTTTTGTTGCCAGTACGGTGATAGGTATCTTGCAGGACTGGATCACAGAAAATTTTGCTGATTATCTAGGCAGCGTGGCAATGGCGGTGAACTTCTTGTTATCGCTCTCGATCATCTCGTTTCTGTTTGGACTTATGTTCCGTTTCTTGCCAGATGCGCGCGTGGACAAGAAACACATCTGGCCGGGTGCGTTGCTGACCGGGATTTTGTTTGAAGTCGGGAAGTTGCTCATGGGTATCTATTTTTCCCATTCTTCTCCCGGGAGTGCTTATGGTGCCGCGGGCATCGTGGTGCTGATCTTGCTGTGGGTTTCCTACTCGTGCTTGATTCTGTTTTTTGGCGCAGAGTTCATCAAAATTTATACAGATCGCTATGGAAAGGGCATTATCCCCAACTCTAAGGCGCTCAAATTCAGAGAAGAATATGTGGTTGTGGACAAAGGAGTAG
This genomic interval from Nonlabens spongiae contains the following:
- a CDS encoding ABC transporter permease, coding for MFGLLGQNISIAQQSIKGQLLRTILTVVIIAIGITALVGILSAVNALSSTLDSGFSGIGTNTFNIQQYELSFRRQGGRERTKVNPIINYRQVKEFQEKYDPAFGQVGVSFQATSTAEVKSEDSKTKPKVIVAGVNENYTENAGIELAEGRTFSPFDIKNNTRVCLIGSDMEDALFQGLNPLGQTLSIRGNKFTVIGLLKEKGSTFGNNIDLRVMIPIDVARSIYTAPNINYEVSVKVADPNFMESAKDAAIVLMRNIRGLSPVESNNFGVVQSDDLLASVNEVSAALNVAAVIISGITIFGSSIALMNIMLVSVTERTREIGVRKALGAKRSTVSWQFFIETLLISQYGSIVGILLGMLIGFAVSAGFEIPFVIPWGAIIWATIISILIAIFSGVLPAIKASRLDPIEALRYE
- a CDS encoding addiction module antidote protein, coding for MATTKFDIADYLDSEEMIAEYLNTVLEDGDSSDLVVAIGHVAKAIGMTKIAEKTGMSRPSLYKALSDGAKPQFETIMKVLKAVGGQINVRPISA
- a CDS encoding type II toxin-antitoxin system RelE/ParE family toxin yields the protein MTSGLESSKTCERKLKSFRLQKLETDGHFGDCKPVGDGISEMRINYAKGYRVYFKEKGKQIVILLVGGEKSTQQKDITKAKEIWNKIKDK
- a CDS encoding YihY/virulence factor BrkB family protein; translated protein: MMQSKSIEKEKFRWWHLPKLLWNSAVEWNKDDVWQLSASVAYYAILSLPGLLVIVINIIGQVYDREIATGRLTTQLSDMIGYDSADELTKLLQNARTDDEGWITNLIGIATLIFAATGVFYQLQMALNKIWKLKINPKTPWWKILTDRAKSFGFILVIGFLSIISFVASTVIGILQDWITENFADYLGSVAMAVNFLLSLSIISFLFGLMFRFLPDARVDKKHIWPGALLTGILFEVGKLLMGIYFSHSSPGSAYGAAGIVVLILLWVSYSCLILFFGAEFIKIYTDRYGKGIIPNSKALKFREEYVVVDKGVEVTDEDLDEIDRSDDTKLVRDRHDH